The following DNA comes from Salvelinus sp. IW2-2015 linkage group LG1, ASM291031v2, whole genome shotgun sequence.
TGGCTCCGATTGTGAGTACTCACGGTGAAATATGTTGTATAGCTACCTATAAGACGTTTTTATTGTCTGTCGTTTATTGTATTTGATGTGCACGTAATAAATCCATATTGGACTGTGTTTCCGTGAGGCCAAATAAGTAAAGGAGTACCAACAAATGGCTTTGTTTACCAGTTGGGCCTGTACCCAATGAACCACGTTGTAGCAATTTAGTTCATGCGTTACCTAGCTAGTCGGCAACTGTAACTTAAACGTGAACCATCAGCACACCAGCTGGCAATGCACTAGATAGAAGTTGTCGTGCTAAATTAAATCCGATTAATGGCACTTTTAAAATTAATACAAATAACgttgggcccggtttcccaaaagcgtCAGTCAGCATGTGTCGGTTCGAATTTGGTTAGGCGAACCAGACGTGTGTACTCGCATACTTAGTTTAAGATctaagaccttcgcttgaaaaacgagaaGGAACCGGCAATCGTACCATGTCCATATTGGGCGCCGTAGTCAGTAATACACGTCCTCAAAATAGTATGAAAGAATCTAAGGGTGCGTTCGTATAGTCACTCTGGcgatctactccgatttcagagcgcaCTCGTTTGAGTGCCAGAGCGCAAAATAACGGATTAATTTACGAACgtgcaacacccgttgaatatgaccggtgtcagtaaatgtagaATTAAAACgtgattaaattgttgccagcagtacAGTTGGTCACCAAAGCTGTAGATAACATACAGccaaaccagctctgctagggctggtaaaatggtcagtgaggtgttctctcatttgtgactGGAAGTAACTAGCCAACTTTATCCAGCTAGCTTGGGTACTTGACTGGCCAAATTTTGGCTGTGCACGACCACATGAAAAaacgttttatttaactaggcaagtcagttaagaatgagttcttatttacaatggcggccaaaCCGGAcaatgctgagccaattgtgcgccgctctatgggactcccgatttATGTCTTTTTGTGAtgcagcccgggatcgaaccagggtctgtaatgacacctctagcactgagatgcagtgccttagaccgctgcaccacttgggagtaGAACTTGCGGGAAAACCAAAGTGAACAGAAACGTTACAAaatatcataatatatgcacaaactgatGGGAATAATGCGTGGACGCCTTTTAAGTACATCACTAGAACCATTGATCTTAACTGTTCTGACGATATACTTAAGcatttgggaaaccgggccctggccaGATTGATAACACACACCAATCAAGTTAGCTAGTTTTAAAaacagattatccattatatcATAGTCAAATGGCTGATataacaatggaaataaatgttttcaaaaataGAAAGCAGttaggaggcaagatcaggtgggaccattctagcccaTGAGAGGGCAGGTAGATGTGTACAACGGGCATGTAAAGTGTTTTTCCCTATGAGTTTCCAGAATGTCACCTGGCCTaattatatcagtacactcataacaacctatgcattacgaaacttctattagatcaaataagacccatgtggctcagttgtgagagcatggcgcttgcaacaccagggggTGGTTTTGATTTCCACAGGGCACCAGCACAAAAAAGATTATCCGCTCACTActgttaagtcgctctggataagaacgtctgatAAATGACAAAATGTACGACTTTTTTAAATAGTTGACCAAATTCAACACAGTCTCATTGacttccatacaaaaactcctagCTTGGTGAGTGGGAAAAAACCGACACCTGCTGGAGAATGATTTTGAgcccagttatccctctcgcttcgcctcttcttgtttaaaaaaaacgtttttactgTTTTTAAAAAAAGAACCAAAGACAGGTACAGTATGCAGATTGGCAGAAATTGcttctgtaaataagaatttgttcttaactgacttgcctagttaaataaagataaaataaatgttaaaaaaacacTGTGCTATCACGTTAGATACTTAAACGAAACCGTCAGTGGTGTATTCATAATACCAACTCTGTTACAAAATGTTTTGCACCAGAAACATTTACTCCAAACGGAAatcgttttgcaacaaaaacaagtttctattggacaaattctggttccgtttggttcttaaatgGTAATCGATTTCCTTTGCATGACGAAATGAATACACCTCTGGTGTAATCTGTTTTATCAAGTCATTTGGAATAATGTTAGCCCCTCTGCAATGTCTTGACAGAAGAAGCAGGTCATCAAAAAGACCAAAACAGGTggcaagaagaagaagcaggTCCTGAAGTTCACCCTGGACTGCACTCACCCAGTGGAGGATGGCATCATGGATGCTGCCAACTTTGTAAGTAGCCAATGTTAGAGAAAATAACATGCAATAtcctagggctgggaattgccatgAAGTTCACAATATGATATTATTGCGAGTGACGTTCCAAACATTGCTCACTATATATCTGTTGcaaagagatgagagaaaatgagttttgatcagtcatggaaataagttcTGTAAACATGTTGGCTCCCTATTTTAAAATGATGAAGAACAAGCCTTGAGATGAAAAATACCAGTGTTTTGGCACAGCCGACTAGCACTAGATAATGCTACCTAcccatgtgttggtcccatgtttcatgagcattAATTATTCAACAGCAGTCAAGGTTGTTCTGGCTCTGAGGCCTATAATGCGCTAATGTATTGTTAAGGTGACAATACGGAATGTTTTTTAATTTATAAACTAATCAACACTGATTTTACAGGGGTGTGAGTTCGCTGATGCTCTCTATTGGCCTAtatgtccattcagaaagtttccTAAAGTAGCCTGTCTGAACTCCATCTCTTTAATAAGAATCAAACACTCCTGTCATGATGTAATCTTGTGAAAGGCCTATTTTCAGTAGCTTAGACTACATKATTTCTCTCATTACGGTGTCTTCGCTTTGAAGAAACACCCCCGAACGGTTATGTCGGTGATAGTGTTCATTGGTCTGGCCAATTACTGTGACCTCAAATTCCAAGACTGGCACAGCCCTAAttgtaatgttatttttgttgttgatgagtTACTCTGGTGATGGGAGGATAAACTGCATTAAGTAATTAGCCTAGGCACAGAGGCCTGCTAGCCAGCTGCACAGAAAGATGGATGGGACACATTTGCAATTCACTGGTATTTAGCTATGTTTTTATCGTTTTGTAGTGCTTTAGCCACTGAATTCTAGTAGTTTTTACTTGAAAGAATAAAACATCAATCACAAAATGTGCCACTTGCACAATACAGCTAATTCCGCACAGCACTGCATCTCGCCCGGCTTGTAGCCTCAGCGAACGGCGTGGGGCACTAGCATTCGTCGTGGATGTGGGGGTTGTGAAACATGAATTTGGGCCAATCCCCGACAACCCATATATCAAAACTTAGTTACTAAGCTCTACTTTGTaactttctgtttgttttgtctctgATAACATTTGAATGACAGTAGTGATGAAAACCTTATTACTTTATATTTCTGTCAAAAGATGTCCGATGACTGAAACACCCTCAGGACTTTCCCACACTTGGAAATACAATGTTGCATCGGTCTTACTGTGATATGTTTAGGAATACTCATCGCAAAGAGCAAATATGAAAACAGATTTGGCAAGTTTCACAAAAAGGGCAGTCCCACAGATCTGAATGTTCTTAGCACGGCACCCGCTTTACATTTGGGCTCATATCGTGTCATTATCATAAAGCACAGTATTGGGATTGTTAGACATGGGTAACAACTGCCACAATGTTTTCAAATGATTTATGTATTTTGACGGCCATATTATTGACATTTAGTGgcgggaaaaatatattttggggggtagAATCCATTGTTGCGTCAACCTAACGCCATAATAATATCGCCAAAATGTAACTATCGATtgtatttcttaattttttttttgcactgcaATATCCTATTAAGTATGTCTTTGTTACTAGAGAAGAGCCCTATTACTTATTTCGATGTACACATTGCATGGCACAAATTATTCATAATCCAGATACTCCTGGTTTATCCACGTTATGCTGATACTGGCCTCTCTTCAATGTAGTAACGCTACAACTGTAATGGGTAGTGGGGTATGATATTTTGCAGTTGGTGTGTTACACCGCAGACATTTAGGATTCAGATTAGTGCGGAGCGATTAGGGGTTTTTGAGGTTGGTTTCGGCTGGATTATAAACAAATAATCGCGTTTTTAGGTTTCAATTTTTATGTGGGTTGACTGCTGTAATAACACTGAATAAAAGTCAGATGGTGGtggtgactgcccattactggtTATCACTTactaaccataatttattcactttactttactttaataaaatatttgttttatgttatGACGTATCAGTACTTTGGACTAACAGATTGTTTGTTGGTCAGCTCGGGCCCAGGTTATTTACAGTTGCGAAACGAGAATGCCATTTGTGGCTAGCATTAATGCAAGGTGACTCTGTACATCTGGGCTTTATTTAATGGGGGGTAGGGTTCAAATTATACATTGACTCTTGGCTAGCCCCGAACTGTTCTGGAGGTGCCCGACGTATCCTGATAGTTGCAATGACACTTGTACTTGTCTTCTCTTACTAGCACTAATTTTGCTGTTAGCTGCTTTGAGGAACTTTCAGTTCGTATGACTGTGATACGTGGTTGTCGTACCTAACTAAAGTTAAATGCGTTAACTGTAAATTCCTCTGAAttagagcgtctactaaatgttTAACATGTAAATTATATTGACAGAATATTTGCAGCAGTATGTAGCAGTCATTACAGCTAGTATCCATATTTGGGAGAAAGACTGTCCTAAAATACACCTTTGGTCTTGTTGGTTAGGAGCAATTCCTGCAGGAGCGCATCAAGGTCAACGGTAAAGCTGGGAAcctgggtggtggtgtggtgtccaTTGAGAGGAGCAAGAGCAAAATCGCTGTGAATTCTGAAGTGCCCTTCTCCAAAAGGTATGTTTGAATCAAATCTTGATTTATCTTTTGAATTGCCCTGCTTGCAATGTGATGTGCCGAGCAACATCACTTGCcattttatgttgtgttgtctgatGGAGGGACTTGGTTTGTCTCCACAGTTATGCATGTAAGGGTTATTGCATTTTCACCTTTTCAATTAGGAAGTTGGAGCTGTCTTGCTATATGTGATGTTTTCCATGTTGCTTTCTGTTATGGGGTCATGGCACTGTTTTGTAATCGATGTTAGGCCTTTATTGGTTTTATTGTTTTGCCTGATGGACAGTCTGGAGCAAATGCAtgtataattcattattttaagtGCTCTTAAAGTGATTAGCGGTTGAAATAAGGTCTGAGGATCATAAAATACTATCATTAGGCGGATTGAGATGTACATGAATAGAAAACATTAAGAGACATGGATAGAACGCATGTTATTTTTGGACTTCAGTCAGTTTTATTTCCACAATTGGAGATGCTGTGATCTGATCAATGACTCCAGCAGTGAACATGATTTTTGTCAGTTctataataaaaaatgtttccATGCCACCATGTATCCTCAGACATTCATTGATTCTTAAGCTCCTTCTGAAGCTATATTTAGCCCTATATGGCATGAAATTATAGAACACTAGCAACACCCCCCCCACCTGGTAAATAATTGGAAATGTATCATttataataatggatttattttatattgtgcTTTTCATAACAAGAACAATCTCAGTTGCTTTAAAAACAAAATTGGGGATCTGGCAGTTCTTGGGTGATTGTCTTCCACATCCTCCAATGACAGGCATTTCagaaaggtacagttgaagtcagaagtttacatacacttaggttggagtcatgaacttgtttttcaaccactccacaaatgtcttgttaacaaactatagtttttgcaagtcggttaggacatctactttgtgcatgacacaagcaattttccaaaaattgtttacagacagattatttcacttataattcactgtatcacaattccagtatgtcagaagtttacatacactaagttgactgtgcctttaaacagcttggaaaattatgacatagcctatcagaagcttctaaagccaattgacattatttgagtcaataggtgtacctttggatgtatttcaaggcctaccttcaaactcactgcctctttgcttgatatcatgggaaaatcaaaagaaatcagccaagacctcagaaaaaaaattgtagacctccacaagtctggttcatccttgggagcaatttccaaacgcctgaaggtaccacgttcatctgtacaaactatagtatgcaagtacaaacaccattggaccacacagccgtcataccgctcaggaaggagacaccttctgtctcctagagatgaatgtactttggtgcgaaaagtgcaaataaatcccagaacaacagcaaaggaccatgtgaagatgttggaggaaacgggtacaaagtagaggtcgaccgatttatgaattttcaataccgataccgattattggaggacaaaaaaagccgataccgattaatcggccgatttataaaaaaaaaatagatatatatatcatacacacacacacatttttgtaataatgacaattgcgacaatactgaatgaacaatgaacacttgttttaacttaatataatacataaatacacacacgcacacagctctgaagtgacaatgatactgaagagtctgcttaggagacaaatactctcaactgtttgaataaaaatagagtttaagttacctgtgatgaatgttgaaaacaaaaactttaatttctatatgcaggaaatcctattttaataatgggcatggtaagaattgacaaccaaagtgcgagtcataattacCATGACACCttttagcaaaatctgaaaagcggttccttcatttattccataggatataattagattcacttaaaataaggtctgtgtttcgtgtaggcttccatcaccgtgccaattttataactgtgtagatatccataggacaaggtaactctgatcaatattggctaaatataagcgaagatacatttttttgtagagtggatttatgaaaatatgttgacaaacgttaccttatcctagtgagatttacacgggtatcaaaacgtcgaggcagtttaagcctgcacgaaacacagaccttatttgaagtagaccaagacattctctatggaagacatgaacgataaaataacgaaggaacccctttcaaattcagccgcaagttattacaggaattataaagCGTCGactttctctctaaaccatatacctttgactaatccggaaactatcacctcgaaaacaaaacgtttattccgttccgtattttatctaacgggcgGCATCCATgaatctaaatattcctgttacattgcacaaccttcaatgttgtcataattacgtaaaattctggcaaattagttcgcaaagagccaggcggcccaaactgttgcatataccctgactctgcgtgcaatgaacgcaagagaaatgacacattttcacctggttaatattgcctgctaacctggatttcttttagctaaatatgcaggtttaaaaatatatacttgtgtattgattttaagaaaggcattgatgtttatggttaagtacacattggagcaatgacagtcattgattgattgttttttataagataagtttaatgctagctagcaacttaccttagcttactgcattcgctaacaggcaggctcctcgaggagtgcaatgtaatcaggtgttagagcattggactagttaactgcaagattggatcccccgagctgacaaggttaaaaatctgtcattctgcccctgaacgaggcagaacgttcctaggccgtcattgaaaacaagaatgtgttcttaactgacttgcctagttaaataaagattaaataaaggtgtaaaaaaaaaacgcccaaaaataccgatttccaattgttatgaaaacttgaaatcggccccgattaatcggccattccgattaatcggtcgacctctagtacaaaggtatctatatccacagtaaaacgagttctatatcgacataacctgaaaggccgctcagcaaggaagaagccactgctccaaaacctccataaaaaagccagactacggtttgcaactacacatggggacaaagatgatacttttgggagaaatgtcctctggactgatgaaactcaaatagaactgtttgaccataatgaccattgttatgtttggaggaaaaagggggaggcttgcaagccgaagaacaccttcccaaccgtgaagaacgggggtggcagcagcatgttgtgcgggtgctttgctgcaggagggactggtgcacttcKcaaaatagatggcatcatgaggtaggaaaattgtggatatattgaagcaacatctcaagacatcagttaggaagttaaagcttggttgcaaatgggtcttccaaatggacaatgaccccaagcatacttccaaagttgtggcaaaatggcttaaggacaacaaagtcaaggtattggagtggctatcacgaagccctgacctcaatcctatagaacatttgtgggcagaactgaaaaagcgtgtgtgagcaaggaggcctacaaacctgactcatttacaccagctctgtcaggaggaatgggccaaaattcacccaacttattgtgggaagcttgtagaaggctacctaaaacgtttgacccaagttaaacaatttaaaggcaatgctacaaaatactaattgagtgtatgtaaactaatgacgcactgggaatgtgatgaactaaataaaagctgaaataaatcattctctctactattattctgacattaaacattcttaaaataaagtggtgatcctaactgacctgagacagggattttttacaaggattaaatgtcaggaattgtgaaactgagtttaaatgtatttggttaaggtgtatgtaaacttcccacttcaactgtatcctGAGCGTGGTGAGCATCTGACTGGCCCCGTAGCTTGGGCACCTGGTCGTCGCCGACGTTCACAGCTCCTCCTTTGGTAGGGTCAATCGTCCACTACTGAAGTGAGGCACCCACCTAGGTGATGCATCGGCAACTCTAAAAGCGCCAATAAGACCACCACACCTCGGTAATAATCTGATACAGATCCCATACGAGGCAAGCCTCTGCATGCTCTCACCGCAGTCCACTTCCCAAGTGCTTTTGGTCTTTGAATATGCTGCTAATATTCTCAACTCCGGAGCATAAAAACCCCCAAAGAATTCACATATTCTCTGTGGGATCATGGCACTTGCTTTTGGAAATTAAATATTTTGAATCAAATGTCCCCCTCCCGTGTGGGCTGACTTATCTTTCAGGTCCTATATTTTAGGCCTAGTGGTTATTTGAGTCATTTTTATCCTTGCTTTTTTGCAGAGatccttttttaaatgtactcctcacaagtcctcaactggcggcatcattaaatagtacacgcaaaacaccagtctccacgtcaacagtgaagtgaCTCTgtgatgctgaccttctaggtagagttgcaaagaaaaagccatagctcagactggccaataaaaagaaaagattaagatgggcaaaagaacatacacactggacagaggaactcggCCTAGATgggcagcatcccggagtcgccgcttcactgttgttttgcgggtactatttaatgaagctgccagttgaggacttgaggcatctgtttctcaaactagacattctaatgtacttgtcctcttgctcagttgtgcaaccgggcctcccactcctctttctattctggttagagccagtttgcgctgttctgtgaagggagtagtacacagcgttgtgagatcttcagtttcttggcaatttctcgcttggaatagccttcatttctcagaacaagaatagactgacgagtttcagaaaaaaggtATTGTGTTCtaaccattttgagcctgtaatcgaacccacaaatgctgatactcaactagtttaaagaaggccagttttattgcttctttaataaggacaacagttttcagctgtgctaacataattgcaaaagggttttctaatgatctattagccttttaaaatgataaacttggattagctaacacagcgtgccattggaacacaggagtgatggttgctgataatgggcctctacgcctatgtagatattccataaaaaatcagccgcttccagctacaatagtcatttacgacattaacaatgtctacgctgtatttctgatcatttttatgttattttaatggaccaaaaatgtgcttttctttcaaaaacaaggacatttctaagtgaccccaaacttttgaatgattttgtgtgtgtgtgtacatatttatttttttggttttggaaattgatccatgggcccatccctgctctatatAGATATTTGTTTGTACAGTCTCTGATATGGATAGGTTCAGTACTTTGGACTYACAGATTGTTTGTTTGTCAGCTCGGGCCCAGGTTTTCTACAGTTGTGAGACGTGAATGCCATTTGTGGCTAGCATTAATGCAAGGTGACTCGGTACATATGGGCCTAATTTAATGGAGGTCAGGGTTCAAATTATACATAGAATATTGGCTAGCACCGAAGTGTTCTGGGGGTGCCCGACGTCCATCTTTCAtaattgttggggggggggggggggggRCTKAAWTTGATGTTTCAATTGTGACGAGGTAGCCCTGATTTGTTATGTGGGTGCAAATTGTTTAGAAAATTGCAGTTAGAAAAGTTAAAAATGGAGTTGATTCAATGTTCTGCACGTCATTTTGTCTGTTCTAATTGAACTTTCTGTAATGTTGCACCCTCCTGAATAAACCCCAGGCCTTGCCTGATAAGTTCTCAAAATATAAATCTAACAAATTTACAGTACACCTTTGTCACACTGCTGACACTGTTGGTCTTTCCTTTCTGACAGGTATTTGAAATATCTGACCAAGAAGTACCTGAAGAAGAACAACCTGAGGGACTGGCTGCGTGTGGTGGCCAACACCAAGGAGAGTTACGAACTGCGCTACTTCCAGATCAAccaggacgaggaggaggaggaggatgaagattaAATCCATGCCACTGTCTTTTGTCAATAAAATTTCAAAAGAACGAAAGCTTCTCACATGGTTTTATTTGCTGATTTGAGACTAAACCTGCATGTTTGAAAAAAAAGTGTACCTACTCTTGCAATGAGCTGGTTAGACTTGAAAACCCATATTCTTTATAACGCAAAGATATTTGTGCTCTGTGCTTACATGAGTTGTCTGGGGAAATATTGCAAgcaatgaaaatgtatttgttaccAAGGGCTTTCTACTTTGACAACACTCAACCTTGAAACTGACAGTTGATTGCATTCAGATTTagttgtgtgataagtttgtacatacaaataataataatgattccATTTATCAATTAATGCTTCAAATAGTGTGTTGGCTGAAATTACTTCTTGAATCTGCTTTTAGATAAATGGCGGACTCTAAAAATGACGCTTCCTTTAATTTATGTGGTCCATCCATAGTGTATGGGCAAAGACAGTTTAAATGAAGTTATGTAGAAACTCCAAAAACTCCGTTTCTTTCTCCAAAAGAAATCGCTGATCACGCTTGCAGACGATGTCATGGTGACGTTGGCTGGCTAAGCACATGCGCAGAAACACGTCATTGGGTCTAATGGTCGTTTCGCAACGAACTGTCAGTCACTCCGAAGAAAATGAAAACGTATCAgtctattttatttaaccaggcaagtcagttaagaaccaattcttatttacaatgacggcctagcaaaaggcttcctgtggggacggggtattaaataaaaatataggacaaaacactaCATAAAAAAGAGACGTAACATAGCgtggcagcacaaaacatggtacaaacattattgggcaaagacaacagcacaaagggcaagaaggtagagacaatacatcacgtgaagcagccacaactgtcagtaagagtgtccatgattgagtctttgaatgaagagatggagataaaactccagtttgatagttttttttttgcagStcgttccagtcgctagctgcagcgaactgaaaagaggagcgacccaggtatgtgtgtgctttgggaccagaatgtgactggcagaaagggtggaggatgagggctgcagtaggtatctcaggaaggggagagtgaggcctaagagggttttataaataagcatcaaccagtgggtcttgtgacgtgTATACAGAGAAGACCACTTTACAGAGgattatagagtgcagtgatgtgtcctataaggagcattggtggcaaatctgatggccgaatggtaaagaacatctagctgcacCCTTACCTGCCTATCTATACATGACGTATCCATAATCTATTaagggtaggatggtcatctgaatcagggttagtttggcagctggggtgaaagaggagcgattacgatagaggaaagcaagtctagatttaaccttagcctgcagctttgatatgtgctgagagaaggacagtgtactgtctagccatactcccaagtacttttATTAATtaagtgactacctcaagctctaaaaaCCCTCAAGAGGTATTAATCACACcggggggagaggggcattcttcttaccaaaccgcatgacctttgttttggaggtgttcagaacaaggttaagggcagagaaagcttgttagaCTAAGAACGCTTTGTTGTAGAGAGTTTAACCACATATTCCTGGGAGGGgctagctgagtataagactatctgcatataaatggatgagagagcttcctactttcacgaggttggagtaataacatgttcaggTACTTAAAACATTGTCTTGAATCAATGTGACTTTTAGATTTCAAGAAAATGAACTAAGGAAGAATGtgtcacttctctcattgacttctcaaaccccggtCTGTTCTGCCGACTGCTTCACAAGCTTTCCCGGAAGTATCGCGATGTTGGACCtatgggtttagaaactctgtggtctGATGACACGAGCGTCTTGTTCCCGCGGTGGTAACCTTGACAACTATTC
Coding sequences within:
- the LOC111967695 gene encoding large ribosomal subunit protein eL22; the encoded protein is MAPIKKQVIKKTKTGGKKKKQVLKFTLDCTHPVEDGIMDAANFEQFLQERIKVNGKAGNLGGGVVSIERSKSKIAVNSEVPFSKRYLKYLTKKYLKKNNLRDWLRVVANTKESYELRYFQINQDEEEEEDED